Proteins encoded by one window of Vitis vinifera cultivar Pinot Noir 40024 chromosome 10, ASM3070453v1:
- the LOC104877860 gene encoding ADP,ATP carrier protein 3, mitochondrial-like, with amino-acid sequence MANGSQHLLIFQKINGQSYLFSTLSPNLQSRNTSVHSLSNAYVNGGLQTSLLPANNGNGLTCPLYHPCLPSLLKLLRRKVQKVFMIDFLIGRVSIVVSKSVAAPIERVKLLIQNRDEIIKAAMLSELYKGITDCFARPIKNEDVFSL; translated from the coding sequence ATGGCGAACGGATCACAACATTTGTTAATATTTCAGAAAATAAATGGGCAGTCATATCTCTTTTCTACACTGTCGCCTAATTTGCAATCCAGAAATACTAGTGTACACAGTCTGAGCAATGCCTATGTGAATGGAGGTTTGCAAACTTCTTTGCTGCCAGCAAACAATGGCAATGGCCTGACCTGTCCCTTGTATCACCCTTGTCTCCCATCTTTGCTCAAGCTCCTGCGGAGAAAGGTACAAAAggtttttatgattgatttcCTTATAGGAAGGGTTTCTATCGTAGTCTCCAAGTCAGTTGCTGCACCAATTGAGCGAGTTAAGCTCTTGATTCAGAATCGGGATGAGATTATTAAGGCTGCCATGTTGTCTGAACTATACAAGGGAATTACTGACTGCTTTGCTAGACCTATTAAGAATGAAGACGTTTTTTCCCTTTAG
- the LOC104877861 gene encoding uncharacterized protein LOC104877861 codes for MAKTRGAKSSSPSTRLRIPKESPVQAAIPEPPRPLVVPPPVEDAPMSPPLRRYQTRKSLTMVGASSFQTKKSGSSPRKKKAKGAPTGPEHPEIPHPKQPKEPQPIEIPVDIIAPAPAVASTEPIPKVAPSAPQATPWTPPVIPPISEPSPSYEPRIAISISEYRGLCHTFQALATSQSILTQQMTALRAHQEQIIAT; via the exons ATGGCCAAAACCCGAGGAGCTAAGTCCTCGTCCCCATCAACTCGCCTGAGAATCCCAAAAGAGAGCCCTGTCCAAGCTGCCATACCCGAGCCTCCACGGCCACTGGTCGTCCCACCTCCGGTTGAGGACGCACCCATGAGTCCTCCTTTGAGGCGCTATCAGACAAGGAAGTCACTCACCATGGTCGGGGCGAGCTCTTTCCAAACCAAAAAGTCAGGTAGCAGTCCCCGAAAGAAGAAAGCCAAG GGAGCCCCAACTGGACCAGAGCATCCAGAGATTCCACATCCAAAGCAGCCAAAGGAGCCACAGCCGATTGAGATACCAGTTGACATTATAGCACCTGCCCCTGCAGTGGCCTCTACAGAGCCTATACCTAAGGTTGCACCCTCTGCTCCTCAGGCCACACCATGGACTCCCCCTGTTATTCCACCCATATCAGAGCCATCTCCTTCATATGAGCCTAGGATTGCTATATCCATTTCCGAGTATAGAGGCCTATGCCACACTTTCCAGGCATTGGccacttctcagagcatcctCACTCAGCAGATGACAGCTCTTCGTGCTCATCAGGAGCAGATTATCGCCACTTAG